In Osmerus eperlanus chromosome 4, fOsmEpe2.1, whole genome shotgun sequence, the sequence AGGTCCTGCTGGAGAAGCCGTACACGTAGTAGATGTCGAAGGCCGGGTAGAGGGACAGCGTGTCCGACGGGATCTTGATCTGAGAGGAGACGAACTCGTCCTGGTAGACCAGGCTGAACATGGACACGCTCTCCTCGTCGAGGACCAGCTTGCGGCTCGACAGCGTGGGGAAGTACTCGGACTTGCCGTCGATGGCCGCCCCGATGAAGAGGcggctcccttccttcctcttcttcttcttgtctccCCCGCCGCGCTCGTCCTCTTCCCCCACCACCACGCCGGCCATGCCGTCGGCCTCGCGCGCCCCGGACAGGTAGTGCTCCTTGCGGTGGTGCGGCTCGCCCAGCTTGAACAGGTCTTCCAGACGCAGGAACTGGCACACGCCCTGCCAGATGGAGCCGCACGCCACCAGCCGGTTCCCTGCGTAGtccaccagcagcagcttgTTGACGTTGTCGGACGGGTCCAGGCGGTGGGTGCAGGCGCGGACGCTGGGCGGGGGGTAGCAGTGGGCGTTGTCTTCCACCGGTCCGGTGGTGTGGGAGCGCAGCTCCGTCAGATTGGCCGAAAGCTTGAAAACGTGGTTGATCGCGCCCACGAACACCTCGCCGGTCCTCCGGTGCACGGTCAGGTGGGTCAGGCTGGTGTCCGACACCCGATAGGTGTTCATCTCAGGCGGGGGCGGGGCCGGCGCCGGGACGGTGGGAAACGCGTGAttggttgaggaggagaggaacaggaaagaCGTCAGCAGGAGCCATGTGGGGGTCATGGTGGAGAGTGTttggtgtggggggtggagggggaggggtcagagcTCGTCACGAGAGCTTATTGCAGTCCTGTTTCAGTCTCAGTTTCCGTGGTTCATGTCTgaaatttgtttttttaaaaggggaggggggaaaagagaACATTTTATTTGTGTTGGATTATGCAGTCGTAAAGCACTGTCAACACTTTAAGGTTTCATAGCATAGCACTATGCAGAAAAATGGTACAAAAAGCACATTATGTGCCATGCCCCcaacctcccaccctccctttaCAGATAATCTAGAGTCTCTttactacaccccccccccacacacacacacc encodes:
- the LOC134019570 gene encoding plexin A3-like produces the protein MTPTWLLLTSFLFLSSSTNHAFPTVPAPAPPPPEMNTYRVSDTSLTHLTVHRRTGEVFVGAINHVFKLSANLTELRSHTTGPVEDNAHCYPPPSVRACTHRLDPSDNVNKLLLVDYAGNRLVACGSIWQGVCQFLRLEDLFKLGEPHHRKEHYLSGAREADGMAGVVVGEEDERGGGDKKKKRKEGSRLFIGAAIDGKSEYFPTLSSRKLVLDEESVSMFSLVYQDEFVSSQIKIPSDTLSLYPAFDIYYVYGFSSRTYVYFLTLQLDTQLTQTDTSGEKFFTSKIVRMCSNDTEFYSYVEFPLGCTKDGVEYRLVQSAYKQKPGRHLAQALGLSEEEDVLFVVFSQGQKNRANPPRETVLCLFTLHQINLAMRERIKSCYKGDGKLSLPWLLNKELPCIHTPQQIGDDFCGLVLNQPLGGLRVIEGTPLYDDRIDGMGAVAAYTYGDHTVVFVGTRSGHLKKVRHQTQGVVGLDWEDCGGQGA